One Brassica napus cultivar Da-Ae chromosome C4, Da-Ae, whole genome shotgun sequence genomic region harbors:
- the LOC106397611 gene encoding serine/threonine-protein kinase ppk15 isoform X1, with protein MAVDVESVLQFLRRNGLTEAESALRDDINEKNQLASFDFEKFLFPIPPPIRTTVEDSGDNGSKSSSSDDEFVSLDSSTSGFCSSSGFVNPYGDGSSSSSESQSQFGTARTYPEWSEFYSQTNNKELETEDDEEEEFMSPAFRESDFFICPATTQDKFITDNQFENKLGVYDTSEGSQTETSLDYLDKSFLIKNLEDEYIGLDDKTAQLEEEEDAKDNDDLKAGDQVDVIDEEVNVVHDLEEEEYEVFDLRIIHWKNRTGFEENKDLPIVLNSVIGGRYYITEYIGSAAFSKVVQAQDLHNGVDVCLKIIKNDKDFFDQSLDEIKLLKHVNKHDPADEHHILRLYDYFYHQEHLFIVCELLRANLYEFQKFNQESGGEPYFNLSRLQVITRQCLDALVFLHGLGIIHCDLKPENILIKSYKKCEVKIIDLGSSCFRSDNLSLYVQSRSYRAPEVILGLPYDEKIDLWSLGCILAELCSGEVLFPNEAVAMILARIVAVLGPIETEMLEKGQETDKYFTKEFDIYHLNEESNEVEYIITEESCLEDQLHVSDELFLDFVRSLLEINPLRRPTALEALNHPWLSSSSYN; from the exons ATGGCGGTGGATGTTGAATCCGTGCTTCAGTTTCTCCGACGTAACGGCTTAACGGAGGCTGAGTCTGCTCTGAGAGACGATATCAACGAGAAGAACCAGCTCGCGTCTTTCGACTTCGAGAAGTTTCTCTTTCCGATTCCCCCGCCGATCAGAACCACCGTAGAAGATTCCGGCGATAACGGGTCGAAGTCTTCTTCTTCCGACGACGAGTTTGTCAGCTTGGACTCTTCCACTTCCGGCTTCTGCTCTTCTTCCG GTTTTGTGAATCCGTATGGagatggttcatcatcatcatctgaatCACAGTCTCAGTTTGGTACGGCTCGTACTTACCCTGAGTGGAGTGAGTTTTACTCCCAGACCAACAACAAGGAATTAGAGacagaagatgatgaagaagaagagttcatGTCTCCTGCGTTTAGAGAATCTGATTTCTTCATCTGTCCTGCAACTACACAGGATAAGTTCATCACTGATAACCAATTCGAGAACAAGCTTGGCGTCTACGATACATCAGAAGGATCTCAGACTGAAACAAGTCTTGATTACTTAGATAAGTCTTTTCTTATTAAGAATCTTGAGGATGAGTACATTGGTTTGGATGATAAAACCGCTCaactcgaagaagaagaagatgcaaaAGACAATGATGATTTGAAGGCCGGTGATCAAGTGGATGTAATAGATGAAGAGGTTAATGTTGTTCATGATCTTGAAGAAGAGGAGTATGAAGTGTTTGATCTTAGAATCATTCACTGGAAAAATAG GACGGGGTTCGAAGAGAACAAGGATCTACCGATTGTGCTGAACTCAGTGATTGGAGGAAGGTACTACATTACTGAATACATTGGCTCAGCTGCATTTAGCAAGGTGGTTCAGGCTCAAGATCTACACAACGGTGTCGATGTCTGCCTCAAGATTATCAAGAACGACAAAGATTTCTTTGATCAGAGTTTAGACGAGATCAAACTCCTAAAACATGTTAATAAGCATGACCCTGCTGATGAACATCACATCTTGCGCCTGTATGATTACTTCTACCACCAA GAACATCTGTTTATCGTCTGTGAacttctcagagcaaacttataTGAGTTCCAGAAATTCAACCAAGAATCCGGAGGAGAACCATACTTTAATTTAAGCAGACTTCAGGTTATAACGAGACAGTGTCTGGATGCTCTTGTGTTCCTTCATGGACTAGGAATCATACATTGTGATCTCAAGCCAGAGAATATACTAATAAAGAGTTACAAGAAATGCGAAGTGAAAATCATTGATCTTGGAAGCAGTTGTTTCCGCTCTGACAACTTGTCCTTGTATGTACAATCACGTTCCTATAGAGCTCCTGAAGTGATTCTTGGACTTCCATATGATGAGAAGATTGATTTATGGTCTCTTGGGTGTATTTTAGCAGAGCTTTGCTCTGGTGAG GTTCTGTTTCCAAATGAAGCAGTAGCGATGATATTGGCTCGGATTGTTGCGGTTTTAGGTCCTATAGAAACGGAGATGCTAGAGAAAGGTCAAGAGACGGATAAGTACTTCACCAAAGAGTTTGATATTTACCACTTAAAcgag GAGAGCAATGAGGTTGAATATATAATCACAGAAGAGTCTTGCTTGGAAGATCAGTTACATGTTAGTGATGAACTGTTCTTGGATTTTGTAAGAAGTCTACTTGAGATCAATCCATTGAGACGTCCAACAGCTCTTGAGGCACTTAACCACCCttggctttcttcttcttcttacaattga
- the LOC106397611 gene encoding uncharacterized protein LOC106397611 isoform X2: MILARIVAVLGPIETEMLEKGQETDKYFTKEFDIYHLNEESNEVEYIITEESCLEDQLHVSDELFLDFVRSLLEINPLRRPTALEALNHPWLSSSSYN; this comes from the exons ATGATATTGGCTCGGATTGTTGCGGTTTTAGGTCCTATAGAAACGGAGATGCTAGAGAAAGGTCAAGAGACGGATAAGTACTTCACCAAAGAGTTTGATATTTACCACTTAAAcgag GAGAGCAATGAGGTTGAATATATAATCACAGAAGAGTCTTGCTTGGAAGATCAGTTACATGTTAGTGATGAACTGTTCTTGGATTTTGTAAGAAGTCTACTTGAGATCAATCCATTGAGACGTCCAACAGCTCTTGAGGCACTTAACCACCCttggctttcttcttcttcttacaattga
- the LOC111208583 gene encoding putative B3 domain-containing protein At4g03170 → MMIIKAWNLAKPDLVENIPSRVAKLVDQFSQPIKKQLTVSDVKEDQRRLMLGKDEVKKKMHPLLTGSEIKRLTEGLDVTVYGPGKVSRTMRFKMWSSTPVLTSGWKGFVDACDLKEHCDFIHIWMFRRRETRELCFVIDKTKYSTITKPLAKEISDQIN, encoded by the coding sequence ATGATGATTATTAAGGCATGGAACCTAGCTAAGCCCGACCTGGTGGAGAATATACCCAGTCGTGTTGCTAAATTGGTTGATCAATTCAGTCAACCGATAAAGAAGCAGCTTACGGTGAGTGACGTGAAGGAGGATCAACGTAGGCTCATGTTGGGGAAGGATGAAGTGAAAAAAAAGATGCATCCTCTTTTAACAGGTTCTGAGATTAAGCGATTGACAGAAGGGCTTGATGTTACGGTGTATGGACCAGGGAAGGTGTCTAGGACAATGAGGTTCAAGATGTGGAGCAGCACGCCTGTGTTGACTTCGGGATGGAAAGGGTTCGTGGATGCATGTGATCTCAAGGAGCATTGtgattttatacatatttggATGTTTAGGCGCAGAGAGACTCGTGAGCTTTGCTTCGTTATTGACAAGACTAAGTATTCTACAATAACGAAACCGCTGGCTAAGGAGATCTCGGACCAAATTAATTAG
- the LOC106398542 gene encoding uncharacterized protein LOC106398542 isoform X1 yields the protein MKNIQRKQQRCSSLFTDATSSELPQLKKIRASETMAAFPNPNSNAGLKKLDEHLLTRYYITGHKASKDDITVYAALSKHPPSQYVNVSRWYNHIETLLGISGISSQGSGVSIDGLVSTSEHAVADSNDGVVVVDNDNDQDVDLIGEDTQKEKKSAEEKATSTKKKICWESVLIVIIPQDCQTNMKKLEERLRTIQMEGLIWGASKLVHVGYGVELLRIIATMPRNENIDVFDVLVGDYISFLGGFNVETAGLRQSLVLINPNDEETDMKKLEETVRSIQLAGLFWGASKLLSVGYGIKLLGIECTAVGHLVHLGRRDNAADDDDDVNLFGEERAAGKSGLVLRKLFGDTPDIKKTEETVRSRQMEGVVWGASKIYNVGYGFKYMRTIFTIVDNHLSLDTVTRNTGGIPLNRIQDRNNL from the exons atgaAGAATATACAAAGAAAGCAGCAACGATGTTCATCCTTGTTCACTGACGCGACCTCCTCCGAGCTTCCTCAgt TGAAAAAAATTCGAGCTTCAGAAACGATGGCGGCCTTTCCTAATCCCAATTCTAATGCTGGACTGAAGAAGCTCGACGAGCATCTTCTTACACGTTATTACATTACAGG TCACAAGGCTTCAAAGGATGATATCACCGTCTATGCGGCCCTTTCAAAACATCCACCATCGCAATATGTGAACGTATCTCGTTGGTACAACCACATTGAGACTCTATTGGGTATCTC AGGTATCTCTTCTCAAGGGAGTGGTGTCAGTATTGACGGACTGGTCTCTACCTCAGAACATGCGGTTGCTGATTCTAAT GATGgtgttgtggttgttgataatGATAATGATCAAGATGTTGACCTTATCGGCGAAGATAcccaaaaggaaaagaaaagtgCTGAAGAGAAAGCAACTTCcacaaagaagaaaatat GTTGGGAGTCGGTTTTAATAGTTATCATACCGCAGGATTGTCAGACCAACATGAAGAAGCTAGAGGAACGTCTAAGAACTATTCAAATGGAAGGACTGATTTGGGGAGCAT cAAAACTTGTCCATGTTGGATATGGAGTCGAGTTGTTGCGGATCATAGCCACCATGCCTAGAAATGAGAACATTGATGTTTTCGACGTACTCGTCGGTGACTATATATCTTTTTTAGGAGGTTTCAATGTTGAGACTGCGGGCTTGCGTCAAT CTCTAGTTCTTATCAACCCAAATGATGAAGAGACCGACATGAAGAAGCTAGAGGAAACTGTAAGATCCATTCAATTGGCAGGGCTGTTTTGGGGAGCAT CAAAGCTTCTCTCAGTTGGCTATGGAATCAAGTTGTTGGGGATCGAGTGCACAGCTGTTGGACACCTTGTTCATCTTGGACGCAGA GATAATGccgctgatgatgatgatgatgttaacCTTTTTGGTGAAGAGAGAGCAG CAGGTAAGTCAGGGTTAGTGCTTCGAAAGCTGTTTGGTGACACGCCCGACATAAAGAAGACAGAAGAAACTGTAAGATCCCGTCAGATGGAAGGAGTAGTATGGGGAGCAT CAAAGATTTACAATGTTGGCTATGGATTCAAGTATATGCGGACCATATTCACCATTGTTGACAACCATTTGTCTCTCGATACTGTCACTAGAAACACTGGCGGTATCCCCTTGAACAGAATAC AGGATCGAAACAACCTTTAA
- the LOC106398542 gene encoding elongation factor 1-delta 1-like isoform X2 — protein MAAFPNPNSNAGLKKLDEHLLTRYYITGHKASKDDITVYAALSKHPPSQYVNVSRWYNHIETLLGISGISSQGSGVSIDGLVSTSEHAVADSNDGVVVVDNDNDQDVDLIGEDTQKEKKSAEEKATSTKKKICWESVLIVIIPQDCQTNMKKLEERLRTIQMEGLIWGASKLVHVGYGVELLRIIATMPRNENIDVFDVLVGDYISFLGGFNVETAGLRQSLVLINPNDEETDMKKLEETVRSIQLAGLFWGASKLLSVGYGIKLLGIECTAVGHLVHLGRRDNAADDDDDVNLFGEERAAGKSGLVLRKLFGDTPDIKKTEETVRSRQMEGVVWGASKIYNVGYGFKYMRTIFTIVDNHLSLDTVTRNTGGIPLNRIQDRNNL, from the exons ATGGCGGCCTTTCCTAATCCCAATTCTAATGCTGGACTGAAGAAGCTCGACGAGCATCTTCTTACACGTTATTACATTACAGG TCACAAGGCTTCAAAGGATGATATCACCGTCTATGCGGCCCTTTCAAAACATCCACCATCGCAATATGTGAACGTATCTCGTTGGTACAACCACATTGAGACTCTATTGGGTATCTC AGGTATCTCTTCTCAAGGGAGTGGTGTCAGTATTGACGGACTGGTCTCTACCTCAGAACATGCGGTTGCTGATTCTAAT GATGgtgttgtggttgttgataatGATAATGATCAAGATGTTGACCTTATCGGCGAAGATAcccaaaaggaaaagaaaagtgCTGAAGAGAAAGCAACTTCcacaaagaagaaaatat GTTGGGAGTCGGTTTTAATAGTTATCATACCGCAGGATTGTCAGACCAACATGAAGAAGCTAGAGGAACGTCTAAGAACTATTCAAATGGAAGGACTGATTTGGGGAGCAT cAAAACTTGTCCATGTTGGATATGGAGTCGAGTTGTTGCGGATCATAGCCACCATGCCTAGAAATGAGAACATTGATGTTTTCGACGTACTCGTCGGTGACTATATATCTTTTTTAGGAGGTTTCAATGTTGAGACTGCGGGCTTGCGTCAAT CTCTAGTTCTTATCAACCCAAATGATGAAGAGACCGACATGAAGAAGCTAGAGGAAACTGTAAGATCCATTCAATTGGCAGGGCTGTTTTGGGGAGCAT CAAAGCTTCTCTCAGTTGGCTATGGAATCAAGTTGTTGGGGATCGAGTGCACAGCTGTTGGACACCTTGTTCATCTTGGACGCAGA GATAATGccgctgatgatgatgatgatgttaacCTTTTTGGTGAAGAGAGAGCAG CAGGTAAGTCAGGGTTAGTGCTTCGAAAGCTGTTTGGTGACACGCCCGACATAAAGAAGACAGAAGAAACTGTAAGATCCCGTCAGATGGAAGGAGTAGTATGGGGAGCAT CAAAGATTTACAATGTTGGCTATGGATTCAAGTATATGCGGACCATATTCACCATTGTTGACAACCATTTGTCTCTCGATACTGTCACTAGAAACACTGGCGGTATCCCCTTGAACAGAATAC AGGATCGAAACAACCTTTAA
- the LOC106400157 gene encoding phosphoinositide phospholipase C 6-like, whose product MGKEKKTESYDNGSYNYKMFKCFNRKFKINEVQPTDDVRDAFCQFAVGCGGGGGDGDSSDGDASSGVMGAEQLCSFLDDHQGDSGTTVAEAQRLINEVIRRRHHVTRFTRHGLDLDDFFNFLFYDDLNPPITPHVHQDMSAPLSHYFIYTGHNSYLTGNQLSSDCSEVPVIKALQRGVRVIELDLWPNSTGTDINVLHGRTLTTPVPLISCLKAIRDYAFSSSPYPVIITLEDHLTADLQAKVAEMATLIFGEMLYYPESESLAEFPSPASLLHRIMISTKPPKEYLESSNPIVKQKDNNNASPSSEEETPRKEEIQTLESILFYEDCCENKNDSDQEEEEVSEEQKPAYKRLITIHAGKPKGTVKEEMKVVVDKVRRLSLSEQELDRTCSSNSQDVVRFTQRNILRIYPKGTRFNSSNYKPLIGWIHGAQMIAFNMQGYGKSLWLMHGMFRANGGCGYVKKPNFLMKKGFHDEVFDPRKKIPVKETLKVKVYMGDGWRLDFSHTHFDSYSPPDFYTKVYIVGVPADNAKRKTRVIEDNWYPIWDEEFIFPLTVPELALLRIEVSEYDMSDKDDFGGQTCLPVSELRPGIRSVPLYDKKGEKMKSVKLLMRFIFE is encoded by the exons ATggggaaggagaagaaaacagAGTCTTACGACAATGGCAGTTACAACTACAAAATGTTCAAATGCTTCAACCGTAAATTCAAGATCAACGAAGTCCAACCCACCGACGACGTCCGCGACGCCTTCTGCCAATTCGCCGTCGGCTGCGGCGGCGGCGGAGGCGACGGAGATTCCAGCGACGGAGACGCATCATCAGGCGTCATGGGGGCAGAGCAGCTCTGTTCTTTCCTCGACGACCACCAAGGAGACTCAGGAACCACCGTCGCGGAGGCGCAACGGTTGATCAACGAGGTCATACGACGGAGACACCACGTCACGCGGTTCACACGCCACGGACTTGACCTGGACGATTTCTTCAACTTCCTCTTCTACGACGATCTCAATCCTCCCATCACGCCTCAc GTACATCAAGACATGTCGGCTCCATTGTCGCATTACTTTATATACACGGGACACAACTCGTATCTCACGGGGAATCAACTAAGCAGCGATTGCAGCGAAGTCCCTGTGATCAAAGCTTTGCAAAGAGGAGTTCGTGTCATTGAGCTTGATCTTTGGCCTAACTCTACTGGAACAGATATCAATGTTCTTCATGGAAG AACGCTCACAACGCCTGTACCGCTGATTAGTTGCTTGAAAGCGATAAGAGATTACGCGTTTTCTAGCTCACCTTATCCGGTTATCATCACTTTAGAGGATCATCTTACTGCTGATCTTCAAGCCAAAGTGGCTGAG aTGGCTACGCTGATATTTGGAGAAATGTTGTATTACCCTGAATCAGAAAGCTTAGCAGAGTTTCCTTCTCCTGCTTCACTGCTACATCGGATAATGATCTCAACTAAACCACCTAAAGAGTATCTTGAATCAAGCAACCCTATTGTTAAACAAAAGGACAATAATAATGCATCTCCATCGTCAGAGGAAGAAACACCTAGAAAAGAGGAGATTCAGACACTAGAAAGCATCTTGTTTTATGAAGATTGTTGTGAAAACAAG AATGATAGTGatcaagaggaagaagaagtcagTGAAGAACAGAAACCCGCTTACAAAAGATTGATCACCATTCATGCTGGGAAACCAAAGGGGACGGTGAAAGAAGAGATGAAAGTTGTGGTTGATAAAGTGAGACGTTTGAGTTTAAGTGAGCAGGAACTGGACAGGACTTGTTCATCAAATAGTCAGGATGTTGTAAG GTTTACACAGAGGAATATACTTCGCATATACCCAAAAGGGACAAGGTTTAACTCCTCAAACTATAAACCGCTTATTGGTTGGATTCATGGAGCACAAATGATTGCCTTCAATATGCAG GGATATGGGAAATCTCTGTGGTTGATGCACGGCATGTTTAGAGCCAATGGAGGTTGCGGATATGTAAAGAAACCTAACTTCTTGATGAAGAAAGGGTTTCACGATGAAGTATTTGACCCTAGAAAGAAAATTCCTGTGAAAGAAACGTTAAAG GTGAAAGTGTATATGGGAGATGGATGGCGTCTAGACTTCAGTCACACTCATTTCGATTCATATTCTCCTCCTGATTTCTACACTAAG GTGTACATAGTGGGTGTACCAGCAGATAATGCAAAGAGGAAGACAAGAGTAATTGAAGACAATTGGTATCCAATTTGGGATGAGGAGTTCATTTTCCCATTGACAGTTCCAGAGCTTGCATTGTTGAGGATCGAAGTCAGCGAGTACGATATGTCTGATAAAGATGACTTTGGTGGACAAACATGCTTGCCTGTTTCAGAACTAAGACCAGGGATTCGATCTGTTCCTTTGTATGATAAGAAGGGTGAGAAAATGAAATCAGTAAAGCTACTTATGCGTTTCATCTTCGAATGA
- the BNAC04G05250D gene encoding uncharacterized protein BNAC04G05250D produces the protein MESFLILRCFFLFFFFAFFNGEFVAAEKFWSRIEMAEMNGYGEHKLSSVVITGSLLCNSPVSGATVAIKCHTGLKKRSNWIKAVTDDFGEFIIHLPSHLHAIPHLEKACFVKPVHVPKHYRRCYKTFSKSNIHKGIKLVSSSNGFRVYTSGTIRLHGHSSRLSQVRKADM, from the exons ATGGAGAGTTTCCTCATCTTACGttgcttcttcttattcttcttctttgccttCTTCAACGGAGAATTCGTAGCTGCAGAAAAGTTTTGGAGCAGAATAGAGATGGCTGAGATGAATGGCTACGGGGAACACAAACTCTCCTCTGTGGTTATCACCGGTTCTCTTCTTTGCAACTCCCCTGTTTCAG GTGCCACTGTGGCCATCAAGTGCCACACTGGTCTCAAAAAGAGATCAAACTGGATAAAAGCTGTTACTGATGACTTTGGTGAATTTATTATCCATCTCCCTTCTCATCTTCATGCAATTCCACACCTCGAAAAGGCATGTTTCGTCAAACCAGTACATGTTCCTAAGCACTATCGAAGATGCTACAAGACTTTTTCCAAGTCGAATATACACAAAGGCATCAAACTTGTCTCGTCCAGTAACGGCTTCCGCGTCTACACCTCAGGAACGATCAGGTTACATGGACACAGTTCAAGATTATCCCAAGTTCGTAAAGCCGACATGTAA
- the LOC106401014 gene encoding chlorophyll a-b binding protein CP29.3, chloroplastic-like gives MATTTAAAASGIFGIRIQDPSSGAGRVQAKFNFSFGKKKPAPAPKKTKQIQNDGDRLVWFPGANPPEWLDGSMIGDRGFDPFGLGKPAEYLQYDFDGLDQNLAKNVAGGLLGVRQESKEINPTPFQPYTEVFGIERFRECELIHGRWAMLGTLGALAVEGLTGIAWQDAGKVELVEGSSYLGQPLPFSLTTLIWIEVLVVGYIEFQRNAELDPEKRIYPGGYFDPLGLGSDPEKLDTLKLAEIKHSRLAMIAFLIFSLQAAFTGKGPISFLATFSS, from the exons ATGGCTACCACCACTGCCGCTGCAGCCTCTGGTATCTTTGGGATCCGGATCCAAGATCCAAGTTCGGGAGCCGGTAGAGTCCAAGCCAAGTTCAATTTCAGCTTCGGGAAAAAGAAACCAGCTCCAGCGCCGAAGAAAACAAAGCAGATCCAAAACGACGGAGACCGACTAGTTTGGTTCCCCGGCGCAAACCCGCCGGAATGGCTAGACGGTTCGATGATCGGAGACCGTGGATTCGACCCCTTCGGTTTAGGTAAACCGGCTGAGTATCTTCAGTACGATTTCGACGGGCTTGACCAAAACCTCGCCAAGAACGTGGCGGGTGGACTCCTTGGGGTCAGGCAGGAATCGAAAGAGATCAACCCAACGCCGTTTCAGCCCTACACTGAAGTGTTCGGGATCGAAAGGTTCAGAGAATGCGAGCTGATCCATGGGAGGTGGGCCATGCTTGGTACTCTTGGCGCTCTTGCCGTCGAAGGTCTCACCGGAATCGCCTGGCAAGACGCCGGAAAG GTGGAACTGGTGGAAGGTTCATCGTATTTGGGACAGCCATTGCCATTTTCCTTGACGACATTGATATGGATCGAGGTGTTAGTTGTTGGTTACATAGAGTTCCAGCGTAACGCTGAGCTGGATCCGGAGAAACGTATTTACCCGGGTGGGTATTTTGACCCGTTGGGACTCGGGTCTGACCCAGAGAAGTTGGATACCTTGAAGCTGGCTGAGATCAAACACTCTCGTCTCGCCATGATCGCATTCCTCATCTTTTCACTTCAGGCGGCCTTTACCGGCAAAGGCCCCATCAGCTTCCTCGCTACTTTTAGCAGTTAA
- the LOC106397879 gene encoding putative ABC1 protein At2g40090, with translation MAARSLWRTRTKLLVVGSAVCGGSGAAFIASSEDPSRTLKLCTNIPVRLFRNTVTAASIAFDYEYSLSGLAEGSNEMAKVKHEVHLRSAQKLQELCFKNGGIYIKLGQHIGQLDYLVPEEYVHTMRESMLNKCPVSSYEQVCEVFKKEVGETPDKVFAEFDPVPIASASLAQVHVARTHAGEKVAVKVQHSHLTDSAAADTAAVGVIVNTLHRIFPSFDYRWLLDEMSESLPKELDFMVEAKNNEKCLENFRKISPHIAEYVYAPTIYWNLSSSKLLTMEFMDGAQVNDVAKIKKLGIQPYEVSKLVSQTFAEMMFKHGFVHCDPHAANLIVRPSGKRNIYGKQKPQLVLLDHGLYKELDFNTRFNYASLWKALVFSDANAIKKHSEKLGAGDDLYVLFAGILTMRPWKQVIDTSVDHLVIQGTKEDRSELQMYASQYFPQISELLRRLPRVILLMLKTNDCLRSVNNELLQGSSLESFLIIGKVSSEAVLEAKWSEKKSLMKWLNVWLEGLSVEARLWVMQFALWVLQVRKALTL, from the exons ATGGCGGCAAGATCCTTGTGGAGAACCCGTACAAAGCTCCTCGTTGTTGGTTCCGCCGTATGCGGTGGTTCCGGCGCTGCCTTTATTGCTTCCTCCGAAGATCCCTCGCGAACTCTCAAGCTCTGCACCAACATCCCTGTCCGCCTCTTCCGAAACACCGTAACAGCTGCCTCCATCGCCTTCG ATTATGAATACTCCTTGTCGGGTTTGGCTGAGGGAAGCAATGAGATGGCTAAGGTCAAACATGAAGTCCACCTAAGGTCAGCTCAAAAGCTTCAAGAGCTCTGTTTCAAAAATGGAGGAATCTATATCAAACTCGGCCAGCATATAGGACAACTA GATTATCTTGTGCCTGAGGAGTATGTTCATACGATGAGGGAGTCTATGTTGAACAAATGCCCTGTCTCTTCGTATGAGCAAGTATGTGAGGTTTTCAAGAAAGAGGTTGGAGAGACGCCAGACAAA GTATTTGCTGAATTTGATCCTGTTCCTATTGCAAGTGCTTCCCTTGCTCAAGTTCATGTTGCTCGCACCCACGCCGGGGAAAAAGTCGCTGTCAAG GTTCAACATTCCCATTTGACAGACAGTGCAGCTGCGGATACTGCAGCTGTTGGAGTTATAGTGAACACCTTGCACCGGATATTCCCATCATTTGACTATAG GTGGTTGCTAGATGAAATGAGTGAAAGCTTACCAAAG GAACTAGATTTTATGGTTGAGGCGAAAAACAATGAGAAGTGTCTGGAAAACTTTAGGAAGATCTCTCCCCATATTGCAGAGTATGTTTATGCTCCAACAATCTATTGGAACTTGAGCTCCTCTAAGCTGTTGACTATGGAGTTCATGGATGGTGCTCAAGTGAATGATGTGGCTAAGATCAAAAAGCTTGGGATTCAGCCTTACGAAGTATCAAAGCTA GTGAGTCAAACATTTGCAGAGATGATGTTCAAACATGGGTTTGTGCATTGTGATCCACACGCTGCCAACTTGATTGTTCGTCCTTCCGGTAAAAGAAACATATACGGCAAGCAAAAACCACAGTTAGTGCTTCTCGACCATGGCTTATACAAGGAGCTTGACTTCAACACAAGATTCAACTACGCTTCACTATGGAAAGCCCTGGTCTTCTCAGATGCCAACGCCATCAAGAAACACAGTGAAAAGCTCGGAGCTGGAGATGATCTCTACGTGCTATTCGCTGGGATTCTTACAATGAGACCGTGGAAGCAAGTCATTGACACGTCAGTGGATCATTTAGTCATCCAAGGCACTAAAGAAGATAGGTCAGAGCTGCAGATGTATGCATCACAGTACTTCCCTCAAATCTCGGAGCTTCTCAGGAGGTTGCCACGTGTGATCCTTCTGATGCTGAAGACAAACGACTGTCTACGGTCTGTTAACAATGAGCTGTTGCAAGGGTCGTCGCTTGAGTCGTTCTTGATCATTGGGAAAGTGTCTTCAGAAGCGGTTTTGGAAGCAAAGTGGTCGGAGAAGAAGTCTTTGATGAAGTGGTTGAATGTTTGGCTTGAAGGATTGTCTGTGGAAGCAAGGCTATGGGTGATGCAGTTTGCACTTTGGGTGTTACAAGTGAGAAAAGCATTaacactataa
- the LOC106399325 gene encoding protein EARLY FLOWERING 4-like yields the protein MKRNGETKQRRNVAEETEQGGGDPAMWEDLDRNFRQVQSVLDRNRSLIQQVNDNHQSRMADNMSKNVALIQELNGNISKVVSMYSDLNTNFSSAFHGGKNGRDGGGATGTRAN from the coding sequence atgAAGAGGAATGGTGAAACCAAGCAGCGGAGAAACGTAGCGGAAGAGACGGAGCAAGGAGGAGGAGATCCGGCTATGTGGGAGGATCTTGATCGGAATTTCAGACAAGTGCAATCTGTTTTGGACAGAAACAGATCACTTATCCAGCAAGTCAACGACAATCACCAGTCAAGAATGGCAGATAACATGTCCAAGAACGTTGCTTTGATCCAAGAACTCAACGGGAACATATCTAAGGTTGTTTCAATGTATTCTGACCTCAACACCAATTTCTCCTCGGCGTTTCACGGTGGGAAGAACGGACGCGACGGTGGTGGTGCTACCGGAACCAGAGCTAATTAA